Proteins found in one bacterium genomic segment:
- the rplW gene encoding 50S ribosomal protein L23 codes for MRDPRDVIIRPLITEKSLRLAKMGKYCFEVAKDANKPEIKSAVERLFRVKVEKVHTINMKGKPRTMFWGKRTTGRTKDWKKAIVTLKEGKIDIFEGL; via the coding sequence ATGAGGGATCCAAGGGATGTAATCATAAGACCGCTTATAACGGAGAAATCCCTTCGCCTGGCGAAGATGGGCAAATACTGTTTTGAAGTGGCGAAGGACGCCAATAAGCCCGAGATAAAGAGCGCGGTGGAGAGGCTCTTTAGGGTAAAGGTGGAAAAGGTACACACGATAAATATGAAGGGTAAGCCCAGGACAATGTTTTGGGGGAAGAGGACTACTGGGAGAACTAAGGATTGGAAGAAGGCAATAGTCACCCTCAAAGAAGGAAAGATAGATATCT
- the rplD gene encoding 50S ribosomal protein L4 has translation MPTVELLNQKGEVVGELQLREEVFGVEPNHTLMHQAVLSYLANQRQGTHSTKTRGEVRGGGRKPWRQKGTGRARQGSIRAPQWVGGGVVFGPHPRDYSFYLSKEERRNALRSALSAKLADGEIKVVEELKIEEPKTKRMEEILRTLGIEGENTLIVTEERNPIVILSARNLPYVVGVVEAKDLNTYDVLSAKYVVMTKKAVEKVEERLKEEEEE, from the coding sequence ATGCCTACGGTGGAACTTCTAAATCAAAAAGGAGAAGTTGTAGGTGAGCTCCAACTGAGAGAGGAAGTATTTGGTGTGGAGCCTAACCATACCCTCATGCATCAGGCTGTCTTGTCCTATCTTGCAAATCAAAGACAAGGCACCCACTCCACAAAGACGAGAGGAGAGGTAAGAGGTGGAGGTAGGAAACCTTGGAGGCAGAAGGGAACGGGAAGAGCGAGACAGGGATCAATCAGGGCTCCCCAGTGGGTAGGTGGCGGTGTTGTTTTCGGACCTCACCCAAGAGATTATTCATTCTATCTTTCTAAGGAGGAAAGACGAAATGCTCTTCGCTCTGCTTTGTCGGCGAAGTTAGCCGATGGGGAGATAAAGGTTGTGGAAGAGCTGAAAATTGAAGAACCAAAGACGAAGAGGATGGAGGAGATTCTCCGTACGTTGGGAATTGAAGGGGAAAACACACTGATTGTTACGGAGGAAAGAAATCCTATCGTCATACTATCTGCCCGGAACTTGCCCTATGTTGTAGGCGTGGTTGAAGCCAAGGACTTAAACACATACGATGTCCTTTCCGCTAAATATGTAGTGATGACCAAGAAGGCAGTGGAAAAAGTTGAAGAGAGATTGAAGGAGGAAGAGGAAGAATGA
- the rplC gene encoding 50S ribosomal protein L3, protein MKAILGKKIGMISYFTKDGEMVPVTVVQAGPCVVVQKKTVERDGYEAIQIGFEEVKKEKLNKPLLGHFEKAKVPPMRFLREIRGRFDDLDVGSEIKVDIFSPGEKVDVVGISKGKGFAGVMKRWGFSGGPATHGSMSHRRPASAGPQQPQRIIKGKRMPGHMGAERVTVQNLEVVDVDPEKNLLLIKGGVPGRRGSLLLIRQAIKSQKLVPAGKGD, encoded by the coding sequence ATGAAGGCGATATTAGGAAAGAAAATAGGAATGATTTCGTATTTCACGAAGGATGGCGAAATGGTGCCTGTAACGGTTGTGCAGGCAGGTCCCTGTGTCGTTGTTCAGAAGAAGACCGTTGAAAGAGACGGCTACGAAGCTATACAGATAGGATTTGAGGAGGTTAAAAAGGAAAAATTAAACAAACCGTTGCTGGGTCATTTTGAGAAGGCTAAAGTCCCTCCCATGAGGTTCCTGCGAGAGATCAGAGGGAGATTTGATGACCTTGATGTGGGTAGCGAGATAAAAGTAGATATCTTTAGCCCTGGGGAGAAAGTGGATGTTGTGGGCATTTCCAAGGGAAAGGGGTTCGCAGGTGTTATGAAGAGGTGGGGCTTTAGCGGAGGTCCAGCTACGCACGGCTCAATGTCTCACAGGAGACCTGCTTCCGCGGGACCTCAGCAACCGCAAAGGATTATAAAGGGGAAGAGGATGCCCGGACATATGGGAGCGGAAAGGGTAACCGTGCAAAATTTGGAGGTCGTTGATGTCGACCCTGAAAAGAATCTCCTCCTCATAAAGGGAGGGGTGCCAGGGCGCAGAGGAAGCTTGCTATTGATTCGTCAGGCGATAAAATCTCAGAAACTCGTGCCAGCAGGGAAAGGTGATTAA